A window from Rhizosphaericola mali encodes these proteins:
- a CDS encoding sensor protein KdpD gives MIAEPHSAAYFLDLIQKSRRGKFKIYIGMSAGVGKTFRMLQEAHALLRNSIDVQVGYVETHNRMETAALLNGLPVIPRRTIFYKGKELEELNLQAVLNLRPEIVLVDELAHTNIEGSKNEKRWQDIMEILDSGINVISALNIQHIESLNEEIKKITHIEVQERVPDKVIAMADDVVNIDLPADELITRLKEGKIYPQDKIQTALQNFFQSDHILQLRELALKEVAVHVTHKVDKEVLRQNQFRQERFLICISSNEKIARNLIRKGARFASYYSADWFVLYVETPKESQDKIALDKQRHLINNYKLATELGANVVREKSASVADAILKQVDLNKITTVCMGKPHLNILKIILATSIFNKILRQLSKMHVDLVILSEDK, from the coding sequence ATGATAGCAGAGCCTCATAGTGCAGCTTATTTTTTAGACTTAATCCAAAAATCTAGGCGTGGAAAATTTAAAATCTACATCGGCATGAGTGCTGGTGTAGGTAAGACTTTCCGTATGTTACAAGAAGCACATGCACTCTTGCGAAATAGTATTGATGTACAAGTGGGTTATGTGGAAACGCATAACCGAATGGAAACAGCGGCTTTGTTAAATGGGTTGCCCGTGATTCCTCGGAGAACTATTTTTTACAAAGGAAAAGAATTGGAAGAGCTGAACTTGCAAGCCGTACTGAATTTGCGTCCTGAAATTGTATTGGTGGATGAGCTGGCGCATACGAACATAGAGGGTAGTAAAAATGAAAAACGTTGGCAAGATATAATGGAAATTTTGGATTCGGGTATCAATGTTATCAGTGCGCTGAATATCCAACATATCGAAAGTCTAAACGAGGAAATAAAAAAAATTACACATATCGAAGTGCAAGAGCGTGTACCTGATAAGGTAATTGCGATGGCAGATGATGTGGTGAATATTGACCTTCCAGCTGACGAATTAATTACACGTCTTAAAGAAGGCAAAATCTATCCACAAGACAAGATACAAACGGCTTTGCAGAATTTTTTTCAAAGTGATCATATTTTGCAATTGCGTGAATTAGCTTTGAAGGAAGTAGCAGTGCACGTGACGCATAAGGTGGATAAAGAAGTGCTGCGCCAAAATCAATTTAGACAAGAACGTTTTTTGATTTGTATCAGTAGTAATGAAAAAATAGCACGAAATCTCATTCGAAAAGGCGCTCGTTTTGCTAGTTATTATAGTGCGGATTGGTTTGTTTTGTATGTAGAAACGCCAAAAGAAAGTCAAGATAAAATTGCCTTGGATAAACAACGTCACTTAATCAACAACTATAAATTGGCTACAGAACTAGGTGCTAATGTCGTTAGGGAAAAAAGCGCCAGCGTAGCAGATGCGATTTTGAAACAAGTCGATTTAAACAAGATTACGACGGTTTGTATGGGAAAACCGCATTTGAATATTTTAAAAATAATATTGGCTACCAGTATTTTTAATAAAATCTTACGTCAACTGTCTAAAATGCATGTAGATTTGGTAATACTTTCGGAAGATAAATAG
- a CDS encoding outer membrane beta-barrel protein, translating into MLKHFIAGAVCMGACIAVHAQSDSIHRTENYPTFDSSRVLPSPLPVPPFPSSDYPYGEPLVGMPEDAADGFLQKALGTANNKSRIKIYGWIDPSVTFGTSKKTNIPMSYAIQPNSLQLSQAVLRIEREPNTVQTDHFDWGFRLSNVYGMDYRYTVAKGWFSNNYFDKNRQYGYDPVEAYGMLYFPKIAKGTIVKIGRFISPVDIEAQLAVNNYLYTHSVMFSYDPYTFTGVQANFKLSKRVQLVAGIHGGSDMAAWDKSAQLNGQLLLRWVSENNNNSLWGGINSLGSGKYKNYHDNKQHIAITWSHRFDSTFHMMTEAYYQWQRDAYTGGSPSFGPIRYDAGGGPGAFIPGVSRQIGFVNYTQMLLSPKAFLSLRNDFFEDPQGEQTGVKTSYFSHTFGLNYFFTKWIQIRPEIRYDWNSTFSLIGEDYVKTKPYDANSSDPKGHQFTFSMDMIVRF; encoded by the coding sequence ATGTTGAAACATTTTATTGCAGGCGCTGTCTGCATGGGGGCTTGTATTGCAGTTCATGCGCAATCCGATTCCATTCACCGAACTGAAAATTATCCAACTTTTGATTCTAGTCGAGTTTTGCCATCTCCATTGCCTGTTCCACCATTTCCTAGTAGTGATTATCCTTATGGAGAGCCGCTTGTTGGGATGCCAGAGGATGCAGCGGACGGCTTTTTACAAAAAGCCTTAGGAACGGCAAATAATAAAAGTCGGATCAAAATATATGGTTGGATAGATCCTTCCGTAACATTTGGAACTTCTAAAAAAACAAATATTCCTATGTCATACGCCATTCAGCCAAATTCTTTACAATTAAGTCAGGCTGTTTTACGTATCGAACGTGAACCAAATACAGTCCAGACAGATCATTTTGACTGGGGGTTTAGATTGAGCAATGTATATGGTATGGATTATAGATATACCGTTGCAAAAGGCTGGTTCAGTAATAATTATTTCGATAAAAATAGACAATATGGTTATGATCCGGTGGAAGCTTATGGAATGTTGTATTTTCCTAAAATTGCAAAGGGTACTATAGTGAAAATCGGGCGTTTTATATCTCCGGTAGATATTGAAGCGCAGTTGGCTGTAAACAACTATTTATATACACATTCGGTTATGTTTTCATACGATCCATATACCTTCACGGGTGTGCAAGCCAATTTCAAACTATCAAAAAGAGTGCAATTGGTGGCGGGCATACATGGCGGAAGCGATATGGCTGCTTGGGACAAATCTGCACAGTTGAATGGACAACTATTACTCCGTTGGGTCTCTGAAAATAACAATAATTCCTTATGGGGCGGTATCAACTCTTTGGGTAGTGGAAAATATAAAAACTATCATGACAATAAACAACATATTGCTATTACATGGAGCCATCGCTTTGATAGTACCTTTCACATGATGACGGAGGCATATTATCAATGGCAGCGAGATGCATATACGGGTGGTTCTCCTAGTTTCGGTCCTATTCGTTATGATGCAGGTGGTGGTCCTGGCGCATTTATTCCGGGTGTCAGCAGACAGATTGGTTTTGTCAACTATACACAAATGTTACTTTCACCAAAAGCCTTTTTATCATTAAGAAATGATTTTTTCGAAGATCCTCAAGGGGAACAAACGGGTGTAAAAACAAGTTATTTTAGTCATACATTTGGACTTAATTATTTTTTTACAAAATGGATTCAGATAAGGCCAGAAATACGATATGATTGGAATTCGACTTTTAGTTTGATTGGGGAGGACTATGTAAAAACAAAACCTTATGATGCAAACAGCAGTGATCCAAAAGGTCATCAATTCACATTTTCAATGGACATGATAGTTAGATTCTAG
- a CDS encoding K(+)-transporting ATPase subunit C, with protein sequence MKKNILPAIRLTIICAIVFVAGYSALVFGAAKLAPGKGNGQTITVNGHKYYTNIGQKFTEDKYFNSRPSAVDYNAAGSAGSNKGPTNPEYLATVKVRVETFLVHNPSVKITEIPSDIVTASGSGLDPDISIQGATIQVARISKVRNLPEEKVMNLIHENIEKPFLGLFGTEKINVLKLNIALDNLK encoded by the coding sequence ATGAAAAAAAATATTCTTCCAGCAATTAGATTAACCATTATTTGCGCCATTGTTTTCGTGGCGGGTTATAGTGCTTTGGTTTTCGGAGCAGCAAAATTGGCTCCTGGAAAAGGAAATGGACAAACTATCACAGTGAATGGTCATAAATATTACACCAATATTGGACAAAAATTCACAGAAGATAAATACTTCAATTCTCGTCCGTCAGCTGTAGACTATAATGCGGCAGGCTCTGCTGGTAGTAACAAAGGTCCTACTAATCCTGAATATCTAGCTACGGTTAAAGTAAGAGTAGAGACTTTTCTAGTGCATAATCCGAGTGTAAAAATAACGGAAATACCTTCTGATATAGTAACGGCAAGTGGAAGTGGACTAGATCCCGATATTTCTATTCAAGGTGCTACTATACAAGTAGCAAGAATCTCAAAAGTTAGAAACTTACCCGAAGAAAAAGTAATGAATTTAATTCATGAAAATATCGAAAAACCATTTCTTGGCTTATTCGGAACTGAAAAAATTAATGTATTGAAACTTAATATTGCTTTAGATAATTTAAAATAA
- the kdpB gene encoding potassium-transporting ATPase subunit KdpB, with amino-acid sequence MKNNTLMTKDIFNKSLKSSFIKLNPKIMFRNPVMFTVEVGTIVMLIVCLWTVSGNHSQGSFAYNFVVFIVLLLTLLFANFAEAVAEARGKAQADSLRKTREETPAKKMEIIGEIFMNEVHLVSSSQLKKGDFFLCETGDIIPTDGEIVEGLATIDESAITGESAPVIREAGGDKSSVTGGTKVLSDKIKVKVTTEPGESFLDKMIALVEGASRQKTPNEIALTILLAGFTLVFIIVCTTLKPFGDYANTPITIAAFIALFVCLIPTTIGGLLSAIGIAGMDRALRAKVITKSGRAVETAGDIDVLLLDKTGTITIGNRKATHFWPAEGVSEKAFINAVVFASLADETPEGKSILELANADRTNYSTTDAQFIQFTAETRCSGINIDGRKIRKGATDSIKNIVEKAGNIFPNSIVAKTNEIASNGGTPLVVSENGNAMGVVELQDIIKPGIQERFERLRKMGVKTVMVTGDNPLTAKYIAEKAGVDDFIAEAKPEDKMNYIKKEQQSGKLVAMMGDGTNDAPALAQADVGVAMNSGTQAAKEAGNMVDLDNDPTKLIEIVEIGKQLLMTRGTLTTFSIANDVAKYFAIVPALFITSIPALQKLNIMHLHSPQSAILSAVIFNAIIIPMLIPLALKGVTYKPIGASGLLRRNLFIYGFGGILVPFIGIKLIDLFVALFV; translated from the coding sequence ATGAAAAATAATACATTAATGACCAAGGATATTTTCAATAAATCTTTGAAGTCATCTTTTATCAAACTCAACCCCAAGATCATGTTCCGAAATCCGGTCATGTTTACGGTTGAAGTTGGAACAATAGTTATGTTGATCGTTTGTTTATGGACGGTGTCTGGCAATCATTCTCAAGGTAGTTTCGCATATAATTTTGTCGTTTTTATAGTGTTGTTATTGACGCTTTTATTTGCAAATTTCGCCGAAGCGGTGGCGGAAGCGCGTGGTAAAGCACAAGCAGATTCTCTCAGAAAAACAAGAGAAGAAACACCCGCGAAAAAAATGGAAATTATTGGAGAGATTTTCATGAATGAAGTCCACTTAGTTTCCTCTTCTCAACTGAAGAAAGGAGATTTTTTCCTCTGCGAAACAGGTGATATCATTCCAACAGATGGAGAAATCGTGGAAGGTTTGGCAACAATTGATGAGAGCGCCATTACTGGTGAATCTGCACCTGTAATCAGGGAAGCAGGTGGTGACAAAAGCAGTGTTACCGGAGGAACCAAAGTTTTGTCAGACAAAATTAAAGTCAAAGTAACTACAGAACCTGGAGAAAGTTTTTTAGATAAAATGATCGCGCTGGTAGAAGGTGCAAGTAGACAAAAAACGCCGAATGAAATTGCATTGACTATATTATTGGCGGGATTTACCTTAGTATTTATTATCGTTTGTACCACATTAAAACCATTTGGTGATTATGCCAATACGCCCATAACGATTGCAGCATTTATTGCGCTATTTGTGTGTTTGATTCCAACAACGATTGGTGGCTTGTTGAGTGCGATTGGCATTGCTGGAATGGATCGTGCACTACGTGCCAAGGTAATCACTAAAAGTGGTCGTGCCGTAGAAACTGCTGGCGATATTGATGTTTTGTTATTAGATAAGACAGGGACCATAACCATCGGAAATCGAAAAGCCACACATTTCTGGCCTGCGGAAGGCGTATCAGAAAAAGCTTTTATCAATGCCGTTGTATTTGCATCATTGGCGGATGAAACGCCAGAAGGTAAGTCCATATTGGAATTGGCCAATGCAGATCGCACCAATTATTCAACTACGGACGCTCAGTTTATACAATTTACTGCAGAAACTAGATGTTCGGGGATCAATATTGATGGTCGTAAAATTCGTAAAGGAGCGACAGATTCCATTAAAAATATAGTGGAGAAAGCAGGAAATATTTTTCCAAATTCTATAGTTGCAAAAACAAATGAGATCGCTTCAAACGGCGGTACTCCGTTGGTAGTTTCTGAAAATGGAAATGCAATGGGTGTTGTCGAATTGCAAGATATTATCAAACCAGGAATACAAGAACGATTTGAACGTCTGCGTAAAATGGGTGTAAAAACCGTGATGGTTACAGGCGATAATCCTTTGACTGCCAAATATATTGCAGAAAAGGCAGGCGTAGATGATTTTATCGCCGAGGCGAAACCAGAAGATAAAATGAACTATATCAAAAAGGAACAACAATCTGGAAAATTGGTTGCGATGATGGGCGACGGTACCAATGATGCGCCAGCATTGGCACAAGCAGATGTGGGTGTTGCGATGAATAGTGGTACGCAAGCAGCGAAAGAAGCGGGCAATATGGTGGATTTAGATAATGATCCAACCAAATTGATCGAAATTGTTGAAATTGGAAAACAATTATTAATGACACGTGGCACTTTGACTACGTTCAGTATCGCCAATGATGTAGCTAAATATTTCGCTATAGTTCCAGCTTTGTTTATCACATCTATTCCGGCTTTACAAAAATTAAATATCATGCATTTACATAGTCCACAAAGTGCAATTTTATCTGCAGTAATATTCAATGCGATTATCATTCCTATGTTGATTCCATTGGCATTGAAAGGTGTTACCTACAAACCCATTGGTGCAAGTGGATTATTACGTAGGAATCTATTTATATATGGATTTGGAGGTATTCTCGTTCCTTTTATTGGCATAAAATTAATTGATTTATTCGTAGCATTATTTGTGTAA
- a CDS encoding four helix bundle protein — protein MKPHQKLNAWIKSFEMVKTLYTLTQTLPSEEKFGIISQIRRASVSVPVNIAEGSARKSKNEFIHFLHIALGSLTELDTLILLCIELEYLEKENGIIIIKELDVIGKLLYGLIRKLGE, from the coding sequence ATGAAACCACACCAAAAATTAAATGCATGGATCAAGAGTTTTGAAATGGTAAAAACGCTTTACACATTAACGCAAACATTGCCATCTGAAGAAAAATTTGGCATTATTTCCCAAATTCGCAGAGCCTCTGTTTCTGTACCCGTCAATATAGCAGAAGGTTCTGCAAGAAAAAGTAAAAATGAATTTATACATTTTTTGCACATTGCTTTGGGCTCTTTAACTGAACTCGATACACTTATTTTATTGTGTATTGAACTTGAATATTTGGAAAAAGAAAATGGAATTATCATTATCAAAGAATTAGACGTTATTGGAAAATTATTATATGGATTAATTAGAAAATTGGGTGAATAG
- the kdpA gene encoding potassium-transporting ATPase subunit KdpA, with the protein MNIEINGVILIIVATIVLAIPLGKYIGKVFLHEHTIWDKIFNPIDAFIFKFSGINPEIEMNWKQQLKALLTINLIWFLICMFVLTNMAWLPLNPDHNPSMSGDLAFNTAISFITNTNLQHYSGESALSYLGQLTLMLWMFVSAATGMAICGAVFLSMRNKSLGKMGNFWNLLVKTSTRILLPLSIVLAIVLVFQGTPMTFEGKDTMISMQGDTVQVSRGPAAAMVAIKQLGTNGGGFFGANSAHPLENPNYFSNILECMSIFLIPIAMIFALGRVLNKKRLAWMIFSVMTIGFLCLLIPTIKMEMAGNPALSQAGITAQPLGSMEGKEVRFGAAASSLWAIVTTCTSNGSVNAMHDSLTPLSGMNAMLGMMVNCFYGGVGVGFLNFYIFIILAVFISGLMVGRTPEFLGKKIEAKEMKIAMIIALLHPLLILTGTAISSYLYAHNPNAYNSWLNNPGYHGFSEMLYEFTSSSANNGSGFEGLGDNTPFWNIACGIVMILARYLPIIGPVAIAGILSQKKYIPESAGTLKTDTATFAIMVIAVILIVAALAFFPALTLGPISEHLKM; encoded by the coding sequence ATGAACATAGAAATAAACGGCGTTATCCTCATCATTGTAGCGACTATAGTTTTGGCGATTCCTTTAGGAAAATATATCGGCAAAGTTTTCTTACATGAACATACAATTTGGGATAAAATCTTCAATCCGATCGATGCATTTATTTTCAAATTTTCAGGCATAAATCCTGAAATAGAAATGAATTGGAAACAACAACTCAAAGCCTTATTAACTATAAATTTAATATGGTTTTTGATATGCATGTTTGTATTGACCAATATGGCTTGGTTGCCACTCAACCCGGATCACAATCCATCTATGAGTGGAGATTTAGCTTTTAATACAGCTATTAGTTTTATTACTAATACTAATTTACAACACTATTCTGGAGAATCTGCGTTGTCCTATTTGGGACAATTAACCTTGATGCTTTGGATGTTTGTCAGTGCGGCGACAGGTATGGCTATTTGCGGTGCGGTTTTTCTATCCATGAGAAATAAGTCTCTTGGGAAAATGGGTAATTTCTGGAATTTATTAGTCAAAACTTCCACTAGAATTTTATTGCCATTGTCTATTGTACTCGCTATTGTTTTAGTTTTTCAAGGCACTCCGATGACTTTCGAAGGAAAAGATACGATGATTTCAATGCAAGGAGATACCGTACAAGTAAGTCGTGGACCAGCGGCGGCCATGGTGGCGATCAAACAATTAGGTACCAATGGCGGAGGATTCTTTGGTGCAAACTCAGCGCATCCTTTGGAAAATCCAAATTATTTCAGCAATATATTGGAATGTATGTCGATTTTCTTAATTCCAATTGCGATGATATTTGCACTTGGTAGAGTGTTAAACAAAAAACGTTTGGCATGGATGATTTTTAGTGTGATGACTATTGGATTTTTATGTTTGCTTATTCCAACTATAAAAATGGAAATGGCGGGCAATCCTGCACTATCACAGGCGGGAATAACCGCACAACCATTAGGAAGTATGGAAGGAAAAGAGGTGCGATTTGGCGCTGCAGCTTCTAGTCTTTGGGCAATCGTAACGACTTGTACGAGTAACGGAAGCGTCAATGCGATGCATGATAGTTTGACTCCATTAAGTGGTATGAATGCTATGTTGGGAATGATGGTCAATTGCTTTTATGGTGGTGTTGGGGTCGGATTTTTGAACTTTTACATATTTATCATATTGGCCGTATTTATAAGTGGATTGATGGTGGGAAGAACACCAGAGTTTTTGGGTAAAAAAATTGAAGCAAAAGAAATGAAAATTGCGATGATTATAGCATTGCTGCACCCTTTACTAATTCTTACCGGAACGGCAATTTCTTCGTATCTATATGCACATAATCCAAATGCTTATAATAGTTGGTTAAATAATCCGGGCTATCATGGTTTTAGTGAAATGTTGTATGAGTTTACTTCTTCCTCCGCTAACAACGGAAGTGGTTTTGAAGGATTGGGGGATAATACGCCTTTTTGGAATATTGCGTGTGGAATCGTGATGATTTTGGCGCGCTATCTACCAATTATTGGTCCGGTTGCAATTGCAGGCATCCTTTCACAGAAAAAATATATTCCAGAATCTGCGGGCACTTTGAAAACGGATACGGCGACTTTTGCCATCATGGTTATCGCGGTGATTCTTATAGTTGCAGCTTTGGCATTCTTTCCTGCATTGACTTTGGGACCTATATCCGAACATTTGAAAATGTAA
- the kdpF gene encoding K(+)-transporting ATPase subunit F: MTILFVVAIIMFLYMCYVLIKPEKF; this comes from the coding sequence ATGACAATCTTATTTGTCGTAGCCATCATCATGTTTTTGTATATGTGCTATGTCTTGATAAAACCAGAGAAATTTTAA
- a CDS encoding DUF7674 family protein codes for MKNKIYDIPKAARYLAFRIPTIKTEILKLSAMRNFAAILQSIINYQHEILSGHKVEQLKVSIQAIGRIYVKGNTHIRYLIRNLYLRAQAFYADRCTNTEWILIQSYVPQKIKLISINLNK; via the coding sequence ATGAAAAATAAGATATACGATATACCGAAAGCTGCTCGCTATCTAGCCTTCAGAATTCCAACTATAAAAACAGAGATATTAAAATTATCTGCCATGCGGAATTTTGCTGCCATTTTGCAATCAATTATCAACTATCAACATGAAATATTATCTGGCCATAAAGTCGAACAGTTAAAAGTCAGTATACAAGCAATAGGACGTATTTATGTAAAAGGTAATACGCATATACGTTACCTGATTAGAAATCTGTATTTGCGAGCGCAGGCATTTTATGCGGATAGATGCACTAATACCGAATGGATTTTGATTCAAAGTTATGTGCCTCAAAAAATTAAACTCATTTCAATTAATTTAAATAAGTAA
- a CDS encoding sigma-54-dependent transcriptional regulator, translating to MPSKLLIIDDEVKLRTLLARILEREGYEVKQAGDFKTATNFLSKEKIPVILCDVRLPDGNGVEMIPSILKLYPESLIILMTAYGNISDGVQAMKYGAYDYLTKGDDNDKILPLVESAMNESKLKASLNQSFKANTKLALNEITGKSIAIKNAIATGMKIAATDITVLLGGETGTGKEVFAQALHSDSKRKDHSFVALNCSTFSRDIMESELFGHVAGAFTGAIKEKKGLVAEADGGTLFLDEIGELPLDLQAKLLRVLESKEYLRVGDTKSKTSDFRLIAATNKDLKIEVEQGNFRQDLLFRLNILEIHLPPLRERMDDLEQLAQQLIGKLAPLYHKQNCSYDESYLNRLKTWHWPGNIRELRNVLERSIALSNDNILTEETLPLEMIATTIHPVKILSAFSLSSIEKLHIQKVLNYTKGNKAEAARLLEIGAATLYRKIEEYAL from the coding sequence ATGCCTTCTAAGTTGCTTATTATTGACGACGAAGTAAAGCTCCGAACTTTGCTAGCAAGAATCCTGGAACGGGAAGGCTATGAAGTCAAGCAAGCTGGGGATTTTAAAACCGCCACGAATTTTTTATCTAAAGAAAAAATTCCGGTCATTCTATGTGATGTAAGATTGCCGGATGGCAATGGTGTGGAAATGATTCCTTCAATTTTGAAACTATATCCGGAATCCTTAATTATTTTGATGACGGCTTATGGCAATATTTCTGATGGCGTACAAGCGATGAAATATGGCGCCTATGATTATCTGACAAAGGGTGATGACAACGATAAGATTTTACCTTTAGTAGAAAGTGCGATGAACGAATCAAAATTAAAGGCTAGTTTAAATCAGTCATTCAAAGCCAATACCAAATTAGCGTTGAATGAAATTACGGGAAAATCTATTGCTATCAAAAATGCCATCGCCACCGGAATGAAGATCGCGGCGACGGATATCACAGTTTTATTAGGTGGAGAAACGGGAACGGGCAAGGAAGTTTTTGCACAGGCGCTTCATAGTGATAGCAAAAGAAAGGATCATAGTTTTGTCGCGCTTAACTGTAGTACATTTAGCCGAGATATTATGGAAAGCGAACTATTTGGACATGTTGCAGGTGCATTCACTGGTGCCATAAAAGAGAAAAAAGGGCTGGTGGCAGAAGCGGATGGCGGTACGCTTTTTTTGGATGAAATTGGAGAATTGCCATTGGATTTGCAAGCCAAATTATTAAGAGTTTTAGAATCTAAAGAGTATCTCCGAGTAGGCGATACGAAATCCAAAACTTCAGATTTTAGACTGATCGCCGCTACGAATAAAGACTTGAAAATAGAAGTCGAACAGGGGAATTTTCGGCAGGATTTACTGTTTAGACTTAATATTTTAGAAATACATTTGCCTCCGTTAAGAGAACGAATGGATGATCTAGAGCAACTTGCGCAGCAATTGATCGGCAAATTAGCACCATTGTATCATAAACAAAATTGTAGTTATGATGAATCCTATTTGAATAGACTGAAAACATGGCATTGGCCAGGGAATATTCGCGAATTGAGAAACGTTTTGGAACGTAGCATTGCTTTGTCCAACGACAATATATTAACGGAAGAAACGCTTCCTTTGGAAATGATTGCAACGACTATACATCCGGTCAAAATATTATCCGCATTTTCATTATCAAGTATTGAAAAATTACACATACAAAAAGTACTCAACTATACAAAAGGAAATAAAGCGGAAGCTGCCAGACTATTAGAAATCGGCGCGGCAACTTTATATAGAAAGATAGAAGAATACGCATTGTAA